One genomic window of Vibrio mangrovi includes the following:
- a CDS encoding glycoside hydrolase family 43 protein — MVLKIKNPVIEQRADPHVYLHHDGYYYFTASVPEYDRIELRRAKTLADLAVTNEIVTVWQKPDYGPYSDLIWAPEIHMIDGAWYIYFAAAPSREIKNGLFQHRMYVIRCDGENPLAEHWTFCGQVDSGMDSFCLDATTFEHRGTRYYVWAQKEDSIAGNSNLYIAEMLSPTTLKLPASRLSVPEFDWEIQGFMVNEGPYILISHGKVWLTYSASATDERYCMGVLQADEDADLLEPANWHKSSQPVFVTNTSEHIFGPGHSCFTKDEQGNDILVYHARDYTEIDGDPLWDPNRHTRMKQISWDGDQLVLGLAE, encoded by the coding sequence ATGGTATTAAAGATAAAAAACCCGGTCATTGAGCAGAGAGCTGATCCACATGTCTATCTTCACCATGATGGATACTATTATTTCACTGCATCTGTTCCGGAATATGATCGCATTGAGCTGAGAAGAGCAAAAACACTTGCTGATCTGGCAGTAACGAATGAGATAGTGACTGTCTGGCAAAAGCCGGATTATGGCCCTTACTCTGATTTAATCTGGGCTCCGGAGATCCATATGATTGATGGAGCCTGGTACATCTATTTTGCAGCTGCGCCGAGTCGCGAAATCAAAAATGGGCTGTTTCAGCACCGTATGTATGTTATTCGCTGTGACGGAGAGAATCCTCTGGCAGAACACTGGACTTTTTGCGGGCAGGTTGATTCCGGGATGGATTCATTCTGTCTGGATGCAACGACATTTGAGCACCGGGGAACCCGTTATTATGTCTGGGCACAGAAAGAGGATTCCATTGCAGGTAATTCCAATTTATATATTGCTGAAATGCTATCCCCGACAACATTAAAGTTACCTGCCAGCCGTTTGTCAGTACCTGAGTTTGACTGGGAAATACAGGGCTTTATGGTCAATGAAGGTCCGTATATTCTGATTAGCCACGGAAAAGTCTGGCTGACTTATTCTGCCAGTGCGACAGATGAGCGTTACTGCATGGGCGTTTTACAAGCTGATGAGGATGCGGATTTACTCGAGCCGGCAAATTGGCATAAATCGTCACAGCCAGTCTTTGTCACCAATACCAGTGAGCATATTTTTGGTCCCGGACATAGTTGTTTTACTAAGGACGAACAGGGAAATGATATCCTGGTTTATCATGCTCGAGACTATACGGAGATTGATGGGGATCCGTTGTGGGATCCTAACCGCCATACCCGGATGAAACAGATCTCCTGGGACGGTGATCAGCTTGTGCTTGGTCTGGCAGAATAG
- a CDS encoding TrkH family potassium uptake protein, with product MQFRSIIRIVGLLLALFSVSMLAPALVALIYRDGAGVSFITTFFVLLLCGGSIWFPNRHHRHELKSRDGFLIVVLFWTVIGSAGSIPFFISENPNISLTDSFFESFSALTTTGATVIVGLDELPKAILFYRQFLQWFGGMGIIVLAVAILPVLGIGGMQLYRAEIPGPVKDTKVTPRIAETAKALWYIYLGITLVCAFLYWLAGMTFFDAICHSFSTIAIGGFSTHDASMGYFNSQAINMITVVFLLISSCNFTLHYAAFASGGVHPKLYWKDYEFRTFLFIQGILFLTCFAILLQHQPYDSVSEVFDKALFQSVSISTTAGFTTTGFSDWPLFLPVLLLFSSFVGGCAGSTGGGLKVIRILLLTLQGVREMKRLVHPRAIYPIKLGDKALSPRVIDAVWGFFSTYTLVFVLCMLALIATGMEELSAFSAVAATLNNLGPGLGEVAVHFGDINDKAKWVLIISMLFGRLEIFTLLVLFTPAFWRN from the coding sequence ATGCAATTTCGTTCTATTATCCGCATTGTCGGATTGCTCCTTGCTTTATTCAGTGTATCTATGCTGGCGCCTGCGCTGGTGGCTTTGATATATCGTGATGGTGCAGGTGTTTCATTTATTACGACTTTCTTTGTTCTGCTACTATGCGGGGGAAGTATTTGGTTTCCCAACCGTCATCATAGACATGAATTAAAATCCCGTGACGGCTTTTTGATTGTGGTCTTATTCTGGACGGTTATCGGCAGTGCCGGATCTATTCCGTTTTTCATTTCAGAGAATCCTAATATTTCGCTGACGGATTCTTTTTTTGAATCTTTTTCTGCACTGACAACCACAGGTGCGACCGTAATTGTCGGGTTGGATGAGCTTCCCAAAGCAATTTTGTTCTATCGACAGTTTTTACAATGGTTCGGTGGGATGGGGATCATTGTACTTGCAGTCGCTATTCTTCCTGTTCTTGGTATCGGTGGGATGCAGCTTTATCGGGCAGAAATTCCCGGTCCGGTAAAAGATACCAAGGTGACACCTCGTATTGCCGAAACTGCAAAAGCGCTTTGGTATATTTATTTAGGGATTACGCTGGTTTGTGCATTCTTATACTGGCTGGCTGGTATGACATTCTTTGATGCGATATGTCATAGCTTCTCTACGATTGCGATCGGAGGCTTTTCTACACATGATGCCAGCATGGGGTACTTTAACAGTCAGGCAATCAACATGATTACGGTTGTTTTCCTATTGATCTCATCTTGTAATTTTACGCTGCATTATGCTGCATTTGCTTCGGGGGGAGTTCATCCGAAGCTTTACTGGAAGGACTACGAATTCAGAACTTTTCTGTTTATTCAGGGGATTCTGTTCCTTACCTGTTTTGCCATATTGCTCCAGCATCAGCCATATGATTCTGTTTCTGAAGTTTTCGATAAGGCTTTATTTCAGAGTGTTTCTATTTCGACAACCGCAGGATTTACTACAACGGGTTTTTCTGACTGGCCTCTTTTCTTACCGGTTTTATTGCTTTTCTCCTCATTTGTCGGGGGATGTGCCGGTTCAACCGGAGGAGGATTGAAAGTGATACGAATTCTGCTTTTGACCTTACAGGGTGTCCGGGAAATGAAACGCCTCGTTCACCCGCGGGCGATTTATCCTATAAAACTGGGGGACAAGGCATTGTCTCCTCGGGTCATTGATGCCGTATGGGGCTTTTTTTCAACCTATACGCTGGTCTTTGTGCTATGTATGCTGGCTTTAATCGCTACAGGGATGGAAGAACTCAGTGCATTTTCAGCTGTTGCGGCCACATTAAATAATCTGGGGCCGGGACTTGGAGAGGTTGCTGTCCATTTTGGTGACATTAATGATAAAGCAAAGTGGGTGCTCATTATTTCCATGCTCTTCGGACGATTGGAGATTTTTACTCTGCTAGTTCTGTTTACTCCGGCATTTTGGCGCAATTAA
- the hemG gene encoding menaquinone-dependent protoporphyrinogen IX dehydrogenase, whose protein sequence is MKKVLCLYSTREGQTKKIVEYIVERLEGYQCEYVDLHQFPTLDLALYDKVLVAASIRYGRLHKALYQFIESHHHQLDKSKAAFICINLTARKEEQNKDTPEGSVYVQTFLRKSFWQPEMIGVFAGALRYPRYRFFDRIMIRFIMMMTGGETDTSKEVEYTNWDKVKKFAKKFRDM, encoded by the coding sequence GTGAAAAAGGTTCTTTGTCTGTATTCAACCCGGGAAGGGCAAACCAAAAAGATAGTTGAATATATAGTGGAAAGACTTGAAGGCTATCAATGTGAATACGTTGATTTACACCAGTTTCCGACACTTGATCTGGCGCTTTACGATAAGGTGTTGGTTGCTGCTTCAATTCGGTATGGTCGTCTTCATAAGGCTCTTTACCAGTTTATAGAGAGTCATCATCACCAATTAGATAAATCGAAAGCAGCGTTTATTTGTATCAATTTAACGGCTCGAAAAGAGGAGCAAAACAAAGATACGCCGGAAGGAAGTGTCTATGTGCAGACTTTTTTACGCAAATCTTTCTGGCAACCTGAAATGATAGGTGTTTTTGCCGGGGCGTTACGTTACCCCAGATATCGATTTTTCGACAGAATTATGATTCGGTTCATTATGATGATGACGGGTGGGGAAACTGACACATCAAAAGAAGTTGAATATACCAACTGGGATAAAGTTAAAAAATTTGCTAAAAAATTTAGAGATATGTAG
- the fadA gene encoding acetyl-CoA C-acyltransferase FadA → MSKQAVIVDCIRTPMGRSKGGVFRHTRAETLSAHLMQSLVQRNPQIPVAEIEDIYWGCVQQTLEQGMNIARNAAILAGLPFEIGAVTVNRLCGSSMQALHDAARAVTVGDADICLIGGVEHMGHVPMTHGLDMHPGLSKHAAKAAGVMGLTAEMLAKQYQISREAQDQFALRSHQRATLATERQLFQREIVPTQGHNDQGALISLQEDEVIRRDASLDSLASLKPVFDPVHGTVTAGTSSALSDGASAMIVTTKEKAHQLGLPIKAKIRSMAIAGCEPSVMGIGPVPATRKALKRAGLSLQDIEVIELNEAFAAQALSCIQQFELMDRFDDKVNLWGGAIALGHPLGCSGARISTTLLHVMEHQDAQFGLATMCIGMGQGIATIFERVS, encoded by the coding sequence ATGAGTAAGCAAGCTGTGATAGTTGATTGTATCCGGACACCGATGGGGCGCTCTAAAGGTGGTGTATTCCGCCATACCCGCGCAGAAACACTCTCTGCACACTTGATGCAATCACTGGTTCAACGAAATCCACAAATCCCGGTAGCTGAAATTGAAGATATCTACTGGGGATGTGTTCAGCAAACGCTTGAACAGGGAATGAATATTGCCCGCAATGCTGCCATTTTAGCCGGACTACCATTTGAAATTGGTGCAGTCACCGTCAACCGACTGTGCGGTTCTTCAATGCAGGCACTCCATGATGCAGCAAGAGCCGTTACTGTTGGTGATGCCGATATTTGTCTGATCGGCGGGGTTGAACATATGGGGCATGTCCCGATGACTCATGGACTAGATATGCATCCGGGCCTGAGTAAACATGCAGCAAAAGCAGCCGGAGTCATGGGACTGACAGCAGAAATGCTGGCAAAACAATACCAGATTAGCCGGGAAGCACAGGACCAGTTCGCTCTGCGCTCTCATCAAAGAGCGACCCTTGCAACTGAAAGACAGTTATTTCAACGAGAAATAGTTCCGACTCAGGGCCACAATGATCAGGGAGCACTCATTTCTCTGCAAGAAGATGAAGTCATTCGACGGGATGCATCACTAGATTCCCTCGCATCTCTCAAACCGGTTTTCGATCCGGTCCATGGGACAGTGACAGCAGGAACATCTTCGGCATTATCAGATGGTGCCTCTGCAATGATTGTAACCACGAAAGAGAAAGCGCACCAACTGGGATTACCAATTAAGGCCAAAATCCGTTCTATGGCAATTGCAGGATGTGAACCTTCCGTCATGGGAATAGGTCCGGTACCAGCGACCAGAAAAGCGCTGAAAAGAGCCGGATTATCACTTCAGGATATTGAGGTAATCGAACTGAACGAAGCTTTTGCTGCGCAGGCTCTTTCCTGTATTCAGCAATTTGAACTGATGGATCGCTTTGATGATAAAGTGAATTTATGGGGTGGAGCTATCGCATTGGGTCATCCCCTGGGATGTTCCGGAGCCAGAATATCAACAACATTGTTACACGTGATGGAACATCAGGATGCCCAGTTTGGGCTGGCAACCATGTGTATCGGTATGGGTCAGGGGATCGCAACGATTTTTGAGCGTGTCAGCTAG
- a CDS encoding MFS transporter, which yields MYKFKLSVLEKVGFGAGDMAVNVVISSMMLIITFFYTDIFGIKASDLAMLFIVVRLIDAVTDPVMGMITDKINTRWGRYRPYMLFLSIPFGISVFLTFSTPDLAYNEKLVYAYATYIFVTVMFTAVTIPYISLISVLTDDPKEKLSANGYRLFFAKIAAFLVTIIVPLLSEQWGSENIQTGYQYSMGLMALMGTLLFLFCYFTTTERIEHVVEKQPFTQQMKSLINNDQWVILCLVCVTGTVGYTVRGSVAAYYAKYYLGGDAATISAFLATGVVAAILAMVASTWITKYYCKIKLFRYSQIAVMILSAILYFSVGQSDFVLAFILYFLLSFIVDLHAPVFWSAIAEAVDYGEFKLGQRVSGLSFGGVSFCQKFGMGIAGAIVGWLLTFFDYVPNQEQSSFALTGIALMLTVIPGVFHLIMGLLMFRYKVTDSYYDTMIHQGVQSSDIGEGIDGVNEQTPISAPAK from the coding sequence ATGTATAAGTTTAAGCTCTCTGTTCTTGAGAAAGTTGGATTTGGTGCCGGAGATATGGCTGTTAATGTGGTGATATCATCAATGATGCTTATCATCACATTTTTTTACACTGATATCTTTGGCATAAAAGCTAGTGATTTGGCGATGCTATTTATTGTTGTTCGCCTGATTGATGCTGTGACTGATCCGGTAATGGGGATGATCACTGATAAAATTAATACACGTTGGGGGCGCTATCGTCCTTATATGCTGTTTTTATCGATTCCCTTTGGTATTTCGGTGTTTCTGACCTTTAGTACGCCAGATTTGGCTTATAACGAGAAATTAGTGTACGCCTATGCGACCTATATTTTCGTAACGGTGATGTTTACGGCCGTCACTATTCCGTATATTTCTTTGATTAGTGTTCTTACCGATGATCCGAAAGAAAAATTATCAGCCAATGGATATCGTCTTTTCTTTGCGAAAATTGCAGCATTTCTGGTGACAATTATCGTTCCCTTACTCTCTGAGCAATGGGGGAGTGAAAACATTCAGACGGGCTATCAGTACTCCATGGGGCTAATGGCCTTAATGGGAACATTACTTTTCTTATTCTGTTATTTCACGACGACAGAACGAATAGAACATGTCGTAGAGAAACAACCATTTACTCAGCAGATGAAATCACTGATAAACAACGACCAGTGGGTCATATTATGTCTGGTCTGTGTTACGGGGACGGTCGGCTATACAGTGAGAGGTTCAGTCGCTGCATATTATGCCAAGTACTATCTGGGAGGAGATGCTGCGACGATTTCTGCATTTCTGGCGACAGGGGTTGTAGCCGCTATTCTGGCTATGGTTGCCTCGACCTGGATAACAAAATACTACTGTAAGATTAAGCTATTCCGTTATAGCCAGATTGCAGTGATGATCCTGAGTGCGATTCTCTATTTTTCCGTAGGGCAGTCTGACTTCGTCCTCGCTTTTATTCTTTATTTTCTGCTTTCTTTCATTGTTGATTTACATGCTCCCGTATTCTGGTCTGCGATTGCTGAAGCCGTTGATTATGGTGAATTTAAGCTAGGCCAGCGCGTCTCAGGGCTATCGTTTGGTGGCGTTTCATTCTGTCAGAAATTTGGAATGGGGATTGCCGGAGCCATTGTTGGATGGTTACTGACCTTCTTTGATTATGTTCCGAATCAGGAGCAATCCAGTTTTGCATTAACGGGAATTGCATTGATGCTCACTGTGATTCCCGGTGTGTTTCATTTGATCATGGGGTTACTGATGTTCCGCTATAAGGTTACAGACAGCTATTACGACACCATGATTCATCAGGGCGTACAGAGTTCAGATATTGGTGAAGGAATCGATGGAGTCAATGAGCAAACGCCAATATCGGCACCGGCAAAATGA
- a CDS encoding YigZ family protein, with protein MNDQPYAIPATSVCYEEEIKKSLFMTFLQHTPGIESSKGFIEQIKSQYPDARHHCWAFVAGRPDDSMKWGFSDDGEPSGTAGKPILAQLSGAHIGEITAVVVRYYGGVKLGTGGLVKAYGGGVQQALKQLQTIEKKITRKLNLALDYGLIPLAQSVIQQFGAQELEAQYLQRVVITIEIEIRHIDEFIQAITNKSSARILVSSDNELNN; from the coding sequence ATGAATGATCAGCCTTATGCGATACCGGCAACTTCTGTCTGTTATGAAGAAGAAATAAAGAAGAGTCTGTTCATGACTTTTCTTCAGCATACGCCGGGAATTGAGTCATCTAAGGGCTTTATTGAGCAGATAAAAAGTCAGTATCCTGATGCAAGACATCATTGTTGGGCTTTTGTGGCCGGGCGACCTGATGATTCAATGAAATGGGGATTCAGTGATGACGGAGAACCATCAGGAACAGCAGGAAAGCCGATTTTAGCTCAGCTTTCAGGTGCACATATCGGAGAAATTACCGCGGTTGTTGTACGTTACTATGGTGGTGTTAAGCTGGGAACAGGTGGATTAGTCAAAGCTTATGGCGGCGGAGTTCAGCAAGCTCTTAAGCAACTTCAAACTATCGAAAAAAAAATCACCAGGAAATTAAACCTGGCGCTAGACTATGGATTAATCCCTCTGGCTCAATCGGTCATTCAGCAATTTGGTGCTCAGGAGCTGGAAGCGCAATATCTTCAACGGGTTGTTATTACTATTGAGATCGAGATTCGGCATATCGATGAGTTTATACAAGCGATAACCAATAAAAGTAGCGCAAGGATTCTTGTGAGTTCAGATAATGAACTAAACAACTAA
- the glmU gene encoding bifunctional UDP-N-acetylglucosamine diphosphorylase/glucosamine-1-phosphate N-acetyltransferase GlmU has product MKFSAVILAAGKGTRMYSQLPKVLHTIAGKPMVKHVIDTCQSIGAQQIHLVYGHGGELMQQKLAEESVNWVLQDQQLGTGHAVEQASGYFHDDEQIIVLYGDVPLISEETIESLLSSQPQDGIALLTVVLDNPTGYGRIIRKNDTVVAIVEQKDASEAELAIQEVNTGVLVASGKDLKRWLSGLENNNAQGEYYLTDVIAAAHAEGRAIQAVHPMEQMEVEGVNDRVQLSRLERAYQYSLANKLLTQGVMLRDPARFDLRGQLQCGYDVEIDVNVVIEGSVSLGNNVIIGAGCVLKDCEIDDNTIIRPYSVIEGATVGEMCTVGPFTRLRPGAELKDDAHVGNFVEVKNARLGEGSKANHLAYLGDAEIGARVNVGAGVITCNYDGANKHKTIIGDDVFVGSDSQLVAPVTIEDGATIGAGTTLTRNVAQGELVITRAKERRVEGWQRPVKNK; this is encoded by the coding sequence ATTGGTGCGCAGCAGATACATCTTGTTTATGGTCACGGTGGTGAGTTGATGCAGCAGAAGCTTGCTGAGGAGTCGGTTAACTGGGTGTTGCAGGATCAACAATTGGGAACAGGACATGCTGTTGAGCAGGCATCCGGCTATTTTCATGATGATGAGCAGATTATTGTGCTGTATGGCGATGTTCCTCTGATTTCAGAAGAAACCATTGAGAGTTTACTTTCTTCACAGCCACAGGATGGTATTGCGCTATTAACTGTTGTATTAGATAACCCAACCGGGTATGGGCGGATTATCCGCAAAAATGATACCGTGGTCGCTATTGTTGAACAGAAGGATGCTTCCGAAGCTGAACTTGCTATTCAGGAAGTAAATACGGGTGTACTGGTTGCTTCGGGTAAGGATCTGAAACGCTGGTTATCCGGATTAGAGAACAACAATGCTCAGGGTGAATATTATCTGACAGATGTTATCGCTGCTGCACATGCTGAAGGGAGAGCTATTCAGGCGGTCCATCCTATGGAACAAATGGAAGTTGAAGGTGTAAATGATCGTGTGCAGCTATCCCGGCTGGAGAGAGCTTATCAGTACTCTCTGGCGAATAAGCTGTTAACTCAGGGAGTCATGCTGCGGGATCCGGCCCGATTCGATCTCCGGGGTCAGTTGCAGTGCGGTTATGATGTTGAGATTGATGTCAATGTCGTTATCGAAGGGAGTGTATCCCTGGGAAATAATGTCATTATCGGGGCTGGTTGTGTATTAAAAGATTGTGAAATCGACGACAACACGATCATTCGTCCATACAGTGTTATTGAAGGTGCTACAGTTGGAGAAATGTGTACTGTCGGTCCGTTTACCCGTTTGAGACCTGGGGCTGAATTAAAGGATGATGCGCATGTCGGCAATTTTGTCGAAGTGAAAAATGCCCGGTTGGGTGAAGGCTCGAAAGCTAATCATCTGGCTTATCTGGGAGATGCGGAAATAGGAGCACGGGTTAATGTTGGCGCTGGTGTTATTACCTGTAACTATGACGGTGCCAATAAACATAAAACGATCATCGGTGATGATGTTTTTGTTGGTTCCGACAGTCAGTTGGTGGCTCCGGTGACGATTGAAGACGGTGCTACAATTGGTGCTGGCACCACATTAACCAGAAATGTTGCTCAGGGTGAGTTGGTGATTACCCGGGCCAAAGAACGTCGGGTTGAAGGCTGGCAGAGACCGGTAAAAAACAAATAA
- the fadB gene encoding fatty acid oxidation complex subunit alpha FadB, with protein MIFQSKTLQVKEIEGGILELQFCSPQSVNTLDTATLGYLDEALDVIQKVPDLKGLILTSDKESFIVGADINEFLGLFQYPSEELEQWLHYANRIFCKLEDLPVPTISALCGYALGGGCECVLATDFRIATPSTKIGLPETRLGIMPGFGGCVRLPRLIGADNALEAIVQAKILNAEQALSVGLVDAISTEENLLETAKQTLDDAIHLRINWKKIRQEKCAPLTLSSVEQLMVFSTAKGMTHQKVSTHYMAPFLAIETIEASAMLHRDEALNIERKNFVTLAKSDQATALVSIYLNDQYIKGLAKKAKKSLTHPMNHSAVIGAGVMGGGIAYQSAIKGIPAVLKDIVPESLKLGMDHTAQLLEQGVKRGKLSPREMANTLSSIRPTLNYAGIEDVDIVVEAVVENPKIKSSVLKELEEKVSPNTILTSNTSTIPITDLASGLSRPENFCGMHFFNPVHKMPLVEIIRGKHTSEETIATVVAFAAHMGKSPIVVNDCPGFFVNRVLFPYFLAFCQLLDEGYDFSHIDKIMEKDFGWPMGPAYLLDVVGIDIAYHAQQVICQAYPERMKASPDNIITRLYEAKRFGQKTGEGFYQYYTDKRGKSKKVLSPDINQLVYSSGEPQPVTDSQMIMDRMMVPMMNEVILCMEENIIFSPAEADIALVYGLGFPPFRGGVCRYLDTIGIPQYIQTAQSYQSLGELYRVPKSLEEMAREEKVFYPIHHVKSESERG; from the coding sequence ATGATTTTTCAGTCAAAGACATTGCAGGTAAAGGAAATAGAAGGTGGTATCCTTGAGCTGCAGTTTTGTTCACCTCAGTCCGTCAATACCCTTGATACGGCAACCTTAGGTTATCTGGATGAAGCATTGGATGTCATCCAAAAGGTTCCGGATCTCAAAGGATTAATACTCACATCCGATAAAGAAAGCTTTATCGTCGGTGCAGATATCAATGAGTTTTTAGGTTTATTCCAATATCCGAGTGAAGAGCTTGAGCAGTGGCTTCATTATGCCAACCGGATATTCTGTAAACTCGAAGATCTCCCTGTTCCGACAATATCAGCTCTGTGTGGATATGCACTCGGTGGTGGATGTGAGTGTGTACTTGCTACTGATTTTCGTATTGCAACACCATCAACAAAAATTGGGTTACCGGAAACAAGACTGGGAATTATGCCAGGATTCGGTGGCTGTGTTCGTTTGCCAAGATTAATTGGCGCAGATAATGCCTTAGAAGCAATCGTTCAGGCCAAAATATTAAATGCAGAACAAGCTCTATCTGTCGGGCTTGTCGATGCAATCTCTACAGAAGAAAATCTGTTAGAAACAGCAAAACAGACTTTAGACGATGCAATTCACTTACGCATTAACTGGAAAAAAATACGGCAGGAAAAATGTGCACCGCTTACTTTATCCTCGGTAGAACAACTTATGGTCTTTTCTACTGCAAAAGGAATGACTCATCAAAAAGTAAGCACTCACTACATGGCCCCATTTCTAGCGATTGAGACTATCGAAGCCTCAGCTATGCTTCACAGAGACGAAGCTCTGAATATCGAGCGGAAGAACTTCGTCACGCTGGCGAAATCAGATCAGGCAACAGCACTTGTCAGTATCTATCTGAATGATCAGTATATTAAAGGTCTCGCCAAAAAAGCTAAAAAGTCTCTCACTCATCCAATGAATCACAGTGCCGTAATTGGTGCCGGAGTAATGGGAGGCGGAATTGCTTACCAATCTGCGATTAAAGGAATTCCGGCAGTGTTAAAAGATATCGTTCCGGAATCTCTGAAACTGGGAATGGATCATACAGCTCAACTTCTGGAGCAAGGAGTGAAGCGAGGGAAACTTTCTCCCAGAGAAATGGCAAATACCCTCTCGTCTATTCGGCCAACACTCAATTATGCCGGTATAGAAGATGTTGATATCGTCGTTGAAGCTGTTGTAGAAAACCCCAAAATAAAATCTTCAGTTCTCAAAGAACTGGAAGAAAAAGTATCACCCAACACAATTCTGACCTCAAATACATCAACAATTCCAATTACCGATCTGGCCTCAGGATTATCAAGACCTGAAAATTTCTGTGGTATGCACTTTTTCAATCCGGTTCATAAAATGCCGCTTGTTGAAATTATCCGGGGGAAACATACCAGTGAAGAAACAATTGCTACCGTTGTTGCTTTTGCAGCCCATATGGGGAAATCTCCAATAGTCGTTAATGATTGTCCCGGATTTTTTGTCAACCGGGTTCTGTTCCCTTATTTTCTGGCCTTTTGCCAGTTACTTGATGAGGGATATGACTTTAGCCACATCGATAAAATCATGGAAAAAGATTTCGGCTGGCCAATGGGACCGGCTTATTTGCTTGATGTGGTAGGTATCGACATTGCTTATCATGCTCAGCAAGTCATTTGCCAGGCTTACCCGGAAAGGATGAAAGCATCTCCGGACAATATTATTACCCGGCTCTATGAAGCCAAGCGATTCGGCCAGAAAACCGGGGAAGGCTTCTATCAGTACTACACCGATAAGAGAGGAAAGAGCAAAAAAGTACTATCTCCGGATATCAATCAACTGGTGTACTCATCAGGAGAACCACAACCGGTTACAGATAGCCAAATGATCATGGATCGTATGATGGTTCCAATGATGAATGAAGTTATTCTTTGCATGGAGGAAAATATTATCTTCTCTCCTGCTGAAGCAGATATTGCTTTAGTGTACGGACTCGGTTTCCCACCATTCAGAGGAGGCGTTTGCCGCTATCTGGATACAATCGGTATTCCACAATATATCCAAACAGCTCAGTCATATCAGAGTTTAGGAGAACTCTATCGCGTTCCGAAGTCTCTCGAAGAAATGGCTCGTGAAGAAAAAGTTTTCTATCCCATCCACCATGTCAAATCAGAATCAGAGAGAGGGTAA